A window of Amycolatopsis australiensis contains these coding sequences:
- a CDS encoding nicotinamide mononucleotide transporter family protein: MDFLLHHGITVLGQWISIAELAGQVFALAVVFLAQRRTLWTWPVQVGATVLLFAVYVSAHLGGLAARQVAILAISVYGWWAWTRRQDPVFGVVVRQGRLAERLAMLGAFLVGTTVMALVLDALNASWAPWPDAAIFVGTLVAFGAQGLGLVEFWLVWLVVDAIGVPLQISSGLYFSAAIYVVFAGLVVHGWWSWNRSAKRVAARQVMAASS; this comes from the coding sequence GTGGATTTCCTGCTGCACCACGGAATCACGGTGCTCGGCCAGTGGATTTCGATCGCGGAGCTCGCCGGGCAGGTGTTCGCGCTCGCCGTCGTCTTCCTCGCGCAGCGTCGCACCCTGTGGACCTGGCCCGTTCAGGTCGGGGCCACCGTTCTGCTCTTCGCCGTCTACGTCTCCGCGCACCTCGGTGGCCTCGCCGCCCGGCAGGTCGCCATTCTCGCCATCTCCGTCTACGGCTGGTGGGCCTGGACGCGCCGGCAGGATCCCGTCTTCGGTGTCGTCGTGCGGCAGGGACGGCTTGCCGAACGGCTCGCCATGCTCGGTGCCTTCCTCGTCGGCACCACCGTCATGGCCCTGGTCCTCGACGCCCTCAACGCGTCCTGGGCGCCGTGGCCCGACGCCGCCATCTTCGTCGGCACGCTCGTCGCCTTCGGGGCGCAGGGGCTCGGGCTCGTCGAGTTCTGGCTCGTCTGGCTGGTCGTCGACGCCATCGGCGTGCCGCTGCAGATCTCGTCCGGGCTCTACTTCTCCGCGGCGATCTACGTCGTCTTCGCCGGGCTCGTCGTGCACGGCTGGTGGAGCTGGAACCGCTCCGCCAAGCGCGTCGCCGCCCGGCAGGTCATGGCAGCATCCAGCTGA
- a CDS encoding SDR family oxidoreductase, translated as MKLAAKTAVVTGGSTGIGLAIAKRFAAEGAHVFVTGRRKEALDDAVAEIGGEVTAVQADSANLADLDVLYRAVGERGRGLDVVVANSGGGVFAPLGEITEEQFDATFGTNVKGVLFAVQKALPLLNENASIILTGSTTSTRVSPAFSVYAATKAAVRNFARSWALDLQGTGTRVNVLSPGPTLTPGLLGLVPDDGQQALVDGLRAQVPLGRLGDPAEIAAAALFLASDEASFVNGVEFFVDGGQAQV; from the coding sequence GTGAAGCTGGCAGCCAAGACCGCCGTCGTGACCGGCGGCAGCACCGGCATCGGGCTCGCCATCGCGAAGCGGTTCGCGGCCGAAGGCGCGCACGTGTTCGTCACCGGGCGCCGCAAGGAAGCGCTCGACGACGCGGTCGCCGAGATCGGCGGCGAGGTGACGGCCGTCCAGGCGGATTCGGCGAACCTGGCCGACCTGGACGTGCTCTACCGCGCGGTGGGGGAGCGGGGCCGCGGCCTGGACGTCGTGGTCGCCAACTCCGGCGGCGGAGTCTTCGCCCCGCTCGGCGAGATCACCGAAGAGCAGTTCGACGCCACCTTCGGCACGAACGTCAAGGGCGTGCTCTTCGCCGTCCAGAAGGCCCTGCCGCTGCTGAACGAGAACGCGTCGATCATCCTCACCGGCTCGACGACGTCGACGCGGGTCAGCCCGGCCTTCAGCGTCTACGCGGCCACCAAGGCGGCGGTGCGCAACTTCGCCCGCAGCTGGGCGCTCGACCTGCAGGGCACCGGGACGCGGGTCAACGTGCTGAGCCCGGGACCGACGCTGACCCCCGGCCTGCTCGGCCTCGTGCCCGACGACGGGCAGCAGGCCCTCGTCGACGGCCTCCGCGCGCAGGTCCCGCTGGGCCGGCTCGGCGACCCGGCCGAGATCGCGGCGGCCGCGCTGTTCCTGGCCTCCGACGAGGCGAGCTTCGTCAACGGCGTCGAGTTCTTCGTCGACGGCGGCCAGGCGCAGGTCTAG
- a CDS encoding L-lactate permease, translating to MFVQNLTPLGSLGLSALVAVLPLATVLVLLGVVRMRAHHAALLGLLVALVVGIAAYGMPVVQAVSAALQGAAFGLWPIMWIVVNALWIYRLTVRTGHFDVLRRSFGRISDDPRIQALIIAFCFGALMEALAGFGAPVAISAVMLVAVGFHPVKAAVVALVANTAPVAFGAMGTPVVTLAQVTGLPLQEVSSIVGRQTPLLALVVPLLLVIIVDGKRGLRDTWLPALVCGVAFGLVQFLASNYVSPQLADIGAALAGAAALVALPRTRRPVPDSVRIGTGGTATAATPADDSRDDVVKAYLPYALIIVIFSVAVLPPVKKLLDKATWKFRWPGLHVAGPNGKPVSGNTFSLPFLNTGGTLVLLAGILTAVFLAVRAGGAASEWLATVKELRFAILTVTGVLALAYVMNLSGQTSTIGTFIAAAGAGLAFLSPVLGWFGVAVSGSDTSANALFGALQVTAAAKTGLPADLLAAANSSGGVLGKMVSPQNLTIACVAANLPGEEGKLLRKVLPWSAGLLLAMCLIVLGQSTAALSWMLP from the coding sequence GTGTTCGTGCAGAACCTGACTCCCCTCGGTTCGCTGGGCCTGTCGGCACTGGTCGCCGTGCTGCCGCTGGCGACCGTGCTCGTGCTCCTCGGCGTCGTCCGGATGCGGGCGCACCACGCCGCCCTGCTCGGGCTGCTCGTCGCGCTCGTCGTGGGGATCGCCGCGTACGGGATGCCCGTCGTCCAGGCCGTTTCCGCGGCGCTGCAGGGCGCGGCGTTCGGGCTGTGGCCGATCATGTGGATCGTCGTCAACGCGCTGTGGATCTACCGGCTCACCGTGCGGACCGGGCACTTCGACGTGCTGCGCCGCTCGTTCGGCCGGATCTCCGACGACCCGCGGATCCAGGCGCTGATCATCGCGTTCTGCTTCGGTGCGCTGATGGAGGCGCTGGCCGGGTTCGGCGCGCCGGTCGCGATCAGCGCCGTGATGCTGGTGGCCGTCGGCTTCCACCCGGTCAAGGCCGCGGTCGTCGCGCTGGTCGCGAACACCGCGCCGGTCGCGTTCGGCGCGATGGGCACCCCGGTCGTCACCCTGGCGCAGGTCACCGGCCTGCCGCTGCAGGAGGTGTCGTCGATCGTCGGCCGGCAGACACCGCTGCTCGCCTTGGTCGTGCCGCTGCTGCTGGTGATCATCGTCGACGGGAAGCGCGGCCTGCGCGACACCTGGCTGCCCGCGCTGGTCTGCGGGGTCGCGTTCGGGCTCGTGCAGTTCCTGGCGTCCAACTACGTGTCGCCGCAGCTGGCCGACATCGGCGCCGCGCTCGCCGGCGCGGCCGCGCTCGTCGCGCTCCCCCGGACCCGCCGCCCGGTGCCGGATTCGGTCCGGATCGGCACCGGCGGCACGGCCACCGCCGCAACACCGGCGGACGACTCGCGCGACGACGTCGTGAAGGCGTACCTGCCGTACGCGCTGATCATCGTGATCTTCTCCGTCGCCGTGCTGCCGCCGGTGAAGAAGCTGCTGGACAAGGCGACCTGGAAGTTCCGCTGGCCGGGGCTGCACGTCGCCGGCCCGAACGGGAAACCGGTGTCCGGCAACACGTTCTCGCTGCCGTTCCTCAACACCGGCGGCACGCTGGTGCTGCTGGCCGGGATCCTGACGGCGGTGTTCCTCGCCGTCCGCGCGGGCGGCGCCGCGAGCGAGTGGCTGGCGACGGTCAAGGAGCTGCGGTTCGCGATCCTCACCGTCACCGGGGTGCTCGCGCTGGCCTACGTGATGAACCTGTCCGGCCAGACTTCCACCATCGGCACGTTCATCGCGGCCGCGGGCGCCGGCCTGGCGTTCCTCTCACCGGTGCTGGGCTGGTTCGGCGTCGCCGTCTCGGGCTCGGACACGTCGGCGAACGCGCTGTTCGGCGCGCTGCAGGTGACGGCGGCGGCCAAGACGGGTCTGCCGGCGGACCTGCTGGCCGCGGCCAACAGCTCCGGCGGCGTGCTCGGCAAGATGGTCTCGCCGCAGAACCTCACGATCGCCTGCGTCGCGGCGAACCTCCCGGGCGAAGAGGGCAAGCTGCTGCGGAAGGTGCTGCCGTGGAGCGCGGGGCTGCTGCTGGCGATGTGCCTGATCGTGCTCGGCCAGAGCACGGCGGCGCTCAGCTGGATGCTGCCATGA
- a CDS encoding alpha-hydroxy acid oxidase, with protein sequence MTKRRLPKPEELKQILRPKPIVLNPTDRRLSNAHTIADLRMIARKRTPRAAFDYTDGAAELEDSLRRARQAYRRIEFHPNVLRGVSDVDTTREILGKTSALPFAFAPTGFTRMMNHEGEAAVGRVAQRNGIPMGLSTMATTSIEDLAAAAPQARKWFQLYVWRDHGAGEDLMNRAWAAGYDTLMLTVDTPVGGARLRDVRNGLTIPPALTVKTFLDGALHPAWWFNLLTTEPLTFASLTHFDGTVAELLNKLFDPTLNFDDLDWVRRTWPGKLVVKGVQNVDDARDVVKHGADAVLLSNHGGRQLDRAPTPLELLPAVLDEIQGDAEVWIDTGILSGGDIVAAIARGANAVLIGRAFLYGLMAGGERGVQRCVDILRTEMVRTMQLLGVRTLADLKPSHATLR encoded by the coding sequence GTGACGAAGCGCCGACTGCCGAAGCCGGAGGAGCTGAAGCAGATCCTGCGACCCAAGCCGATCGTGCTGAACCCGACCGACCGGCGGCTTTCCAACGCCCACACCATCGCGGACCTGCGAATGATCGCGCGCAAGCGGACCCCGCGGGCGGCGTTCGACTACACCGACGGCGCGGCCGAGCTGGAGGACAGCCTGCGCCGGGCGCGACAGGCCTACCGCCGCATCGAGTTCCACCCGAACGTGTTGCGCGGGGTGTCCGATGTGGACACCACCCGCGAGATCCTCGGCAAGACGTCCGCACTGCCGTTCGCCTTCGCCCCCACCGGGTTCACCCGGATGATGAACCACGAGGGCGAAGCCGCGGTCGGCCGCGTGGCGCAGCGCAACGGCATCCCGATGGGCCTGTCGACGATGGCGACGACGTCGATCGAGGACCTCGCCGCGGCGGCGCCGCAGGCCCGCAAGTGGTTCCAGCTCTACGTCTGGCGCGACCACGGCGCGGGCGAAGATCTGATGAATCGCGCGTGGGCGGCGGGCTACGACACGCTGATGCTGACGGTGGACACCCCGGTCGGCGGCGCGCGCCTGCGCGACGTCCGCAACGGCCTGACCATCCCGCCGGCACTCACCGTCAAGACGTTCCTCGACGGCGCGCTGCACCCGGCGTGGTGGTTCAACCTGCTCACCACCGAGCCGCTGACGTTCGCCTCGCTCACCCACTTCGACGGCACGGTCGCCGAGCTGCTGAACAAGCTGTTCGACCCGACGCTGAACTTCGACGACCTGGACTGGGTCCGCCGGACCTGGCCGGGGAAGCTCGTGGTGAAGGGCGTCCAGAACGTCGACGACGCGCGAGACGTCGTCAAGCACGGCGCCGACGCGGTGCTGCTGTCCAACCACGGCGGCCGCCAGCTCGACCGCGCGCCCACGCCGCTGGAGCTGCTGCCGGCGGTGCTCGACGAGATCCAGGGCGACGCGGAGGTCTGGATCGACACGGGCATCCTCTCGGGCGGCGACATCGTGGCGGCGATCGCCCGCGGCGCGAACGCGGTGCTGATCGGCCGCGCGTTCCTGTACGGCCTGATGGCCGGCGGCGAGCGCGGTGTCCAGCGCTGCGTCGACATCCTCCGCACCGAGATGGTCCGGACGATGCAGCTGCTCGGCGTCCGCACGCTCGCCGACCTCAAGCCTTCCCACGCGACCCTGCGCTAG
- the aceE gene encoding pyruvate dehydrogenase (acetyl-transferring), homodimeric type, translating to MAPQNDGASGKETPARVRVIRDGLAAHLPDIDPEETAEWLDSFDEALARGGQQRARYLMLRILERARERNVGVPALTSTDYVNTIPTENEPWFPGDEEIERRYRAYIRWNAAIMVHRAQRPGVGVGGHISTYASSAALYEVGFNHFFRGKDHSGGGDQIYIQGHASPGIYARAFLEGRLSESQLDGFRQEYSHAGEGGGLPSYPHPRLMPEFWEYPTVSMGLGPMNAIYQARFNRYLRDRGIKDTSDQHVWAFLGDGEMDEAESRGLIHVAAGEGLDNLTFVINCNLQRLDGPVRGNGKIIQELESYFRGAGWNVIKVIWGREWDSLLHADRDGALVNLMNVTPDGDYQTYKANDGAFVREHFFGRDPRTKDLVKDLSDADIWNLKRGGHDYRKVYAAYKAALEHHGQPTVILAHTIKGYGLGPAFEGRNATHQMKKLTLDDLKLFRDSQRIPISDEELERDPKLPPYYHPGANSPEIEYMIGRRKALGGFLPERRPKAAKALVLPGDKVYEGIRKGSGKQEVATTMAFVRLVRELAKDSEIGKRVVPIIPDEARTFGLDSMFPTAKIYNPHGQTYTSVDASLMLAYKESEKGQLLHEGINEAGSTASFTAVGTSYATHGEPMIPIYIFYSMFGFQRTGDGLYAAADQMARGFVLGATAGRTTLTGEGLQHADGHSLLLAATNPAAVAYDPAWSFEIAHIVKDGLRRMYGETGPDGNGENVFYYMTIYNEPYQQPAEPENLDVEGLLKGLYKYADAPEGDGPEVQILVSGVTMPDALKAQKKLAEEWGVRAAVWSATSWTELRREAVEIDHDNLLYPGSEPRVPYVTEALSGTNGPVVAVSDWMRAVPDLIRPYVPTDMLTLGTDGFGFSDTRPAARRKFLVDAESITVGALSILAKRGEVDQAKVLEAATKYRLDDISAAGPQTSDSGNA from the coding sequence CTGGACTCCTTCGACGAGGCGCTGGCCAGGGGTGGTCAGCAGCGGGCGCGCTACCTGATGCTGCGCATCCTGGAGCGCGCCCGTGAGCGCAACGTCGGCGTCCCGGCCCTGACCTCGACCGACTACGTCAACACGATCCCCACCGAGAACGAGCCCTGGTTCCCCGGCGACGAGGAGATCGAGCGCCGCTACCGGGCCTACATCCGGTGGAACGCGGCGATCATGGTGCACCGGGCGCAGCGTCCCGGCGTCGGCGTCGGCGGCCACATCTCGACCTACGCCTCGTCCGCCGCGCTGTACGAAGTCGGCTTCAACCACTTCTTCCGCGGCAAGGACCACTCCGGCGGCGGCGACCAGATCTACATCCAGGGCCACGCCTCCCCCGGCATCTACGCCCGCGCGTTCCTCGAGGGCAGGCTCAGCGAGTCGCAGCTCGACGGCTTCCGCCAGGAGTACAGCCACGCCGGCGAGGGCGGCGGCCTGCCGTCCTACCCGCACCCGCGGCTGATGCCGGAGTTCTGGGAGTACCCGACGGTGTCGATGGGCCTCGGCCCGATGAACGCCATCTACCAGGCCCGGTTCAACCGCTACCTGCGCGACCGCGGCATCAAGGACACGAGCGACCAGCACGTCTGGGCGTTCCTCGGCGACGGCGAGATGGACGAGGCCGAGTCCCGCGGCCTGATCCACGTCGCGGCGGGCGAAGGCCTCGACAACCTGACCTTCGTGATCAACTGCAACCTGCAGCGGCTCGACGGCCCGGTGCGCGGCAACGGCAAGATCATCCAGGAGCTGGAGTCGTACTTCCGCGGCGCCGGCTGGAACGTCATCAAGGTGATCTGGGGCCGCGAGTGGGACTCGCTGCTGCACGCAGACCGCGACGGCGCGCTGGTCAACCTGATGAACGTGACGCCGGACGGCGACTACCAGACGTACAAGGCCAATGACGGTGCGTTCGTCCGGGAGCACTTCTTCGGCCGCGACCCGCGGACGAAGGACCTGGTCAAGGACCTCTCCGACGCCGACATCTGGAACCTCAAGCGCGGCGGCCACGACTACCGCAAGGTGTACGCGGCGTACAAGGCGGCGCTGGAGCACCACGGCCAGCCGACGGTGATCCTGGCCCACACCATCAAGGGCTACGGCCTCGGCCCGGCGTTCGAGGGCCGCAACGCCACGCACCAGATGAAGAAGCTCACGCTCGACGACCTGAAGCTGTTCCGCGACTCGCAGCGGATCCCGATCAGCGACGAGGAGCTCGAGCGCGACCCGAAGCTGCCGCCGTACTACCACCCGGGCGCGAACTCGCCGGAGATCGAGTACATGATCGGCCGCCGCAAGGCGCTCGGCGGCTTCCTGCCGGAACGGCGTCCCAAGGCCGCCAAGGCCCTGGTCCTGCCCGGCGACAAGGTCTACGAGGGCATCCGGAAGGGCTCCGGCAAGCAGGAGGTCGCCACGACGATGGCGTTCGTCCGGCTGGTCCGCGAGCTGGCGAAGGACTCCGAGATCGGCAAGCGCGTCGTCCCGATCATCCCGGACGAGGCCCGCACCTTCGGCCTCGACTCGATGTTCCCGACGGCCAAGATCTACAACCCGCACGGCCAGACGTACACCTCGGTCGACGCGAGCCTGATGCTGGCCTACAAGGAGTCCGAGAAGGGCCAGCTGCTGCACGAGGGCATCAACGAGGCGGGCTCGACCGCGTCGTTCACCGCCGTCGGCACGTCGTACGCGACGCACGGCGAGCCGATGATCCCGATCTACATCTTCTACTCGATGTTCGGGTTCCAGCGCACCGGTGACGGCCTGTACGCCGCGGCCGACCAGATGGCCCGCGGGTTCGTCCTCGGCGCCACCGCCGGCCGGACCACCCTGACGGGTGAGGGTCTGCAGCACGCGGACGGGCACTCGCTGCTGCTGGCGGCGACCAACCCGGCGGCGGTGGCCTACGACCCGGCGTGGTCGTTCGAGATCGCGCACATCGTCAAGGACGGCCTGCGCCGCATGTACGGCGAGACGGGCCCGGACGGCAACGGCGAGAACGTCTTCTACTACATGACGATCTACAACGAGCCGTACCAGCAGCCGGCCGAGCCGGAGAACCTCGACGTCGAGGGCCTGCTCAAGGGTCTGTACAAGTACGCCGACGCCCCCGAGGGCGACGGTCCCGAGGTACAGATCCTGGTCTCGGGCGTCACGATGCCGGACGCGCTGAAGGCGCAGAAGAAGCTGGCCGAGGAGTGGGGCGTGCGGGCCGCGGTGTGGTCGGCGACGTCGTGGACCGAGCTGCGGCGCGAGGCCGTCGAGATCGACCACGACAACCTGCTCTACCCGGGCAGCGAGCCGCGCGTGCCGTACGTCACGGAGGCGCTTTCGGGCACGAACGGGCCGGTCGTGGCCGTGTCGGACTGGATGCGCGCGGTGCCGGACCTGATCCGCCCGTACGTGCCGACCGACATGCTGACGCTGGGCACGGACGGCTTCGGCTTCTCCGACACCCGGCCGGCGGCGCGGCGGAAGTTCCTGGTCGACGCCGAGTCGATCACCGTCGGCGCGCTGTCGATCCTGGCCAAGCGCGGCGAGGTCGACCAGGCGAAGGTCCTCGAAGCGGCCACGAAGTACCGGCTCGACGACATCTCGGCCGCCGGGCCGCAGACGTCGGATTCCGGCAACGCGTGA
- a CDS encoding TetR/AcrR family transcriptional regulator, translated as MARPRSFDEAAVLRTARDQFWETGYAGTKVDDIAAATGLGKGSLYGAFGDKHALFLRVYDHYCGEAAEGTRRQLEGPDATAYRRLRDHVLAIAESVAADQARRGCLIAKSTAECAQHDEAVAARSRRLFHDLQEYLTACIAGAQRAGDLADGQDPARLAGLVLAVLRGLEALGKGGVEPDDVRAIAETALAVLPKPPAATS; from the coding sequence ATGGCGAGACCCCGGAGCTTCGACGAGGCGGCCGTCCTGCGCACGGCCAGGGACCAGTTCTGGGAGACCGGCTACGCGGGCACGAAAGTGGACGACATCGCCGCCGCGACCGGCCTCGGCAAGGGCAGCCTCTACGGCGCCTTCGGCGACAAGCACGCGCTGTTCCTCCGGGTCTACGACCACTACTGCGGCGAAGCGGCCGAGGGCACGCGCCGGCAGCTCGAGGGTCCCGACGCCACTGCCTATCGACGGCTCCGCGACCACGTGCTGGCGATCGCCGAATCGGTCGCCGCCGACCAGGCGCGCCGGGGGTGCCTGATCGCGAAGAGCACGGCCGAATGCGCGCAGCACGACGAGGCGGTCGCCGCCCGAAGCCGGCGGCTGTTCCACGACCTGCAGGAATACCTCACCGCCTGCATCGCGGGCGCCCAGCGCGCGGGCGACCTCGCCGACGGCCAGGACCCGGCCCGCCTGGCCGGCCTCGTGCTGGCCGTCCTGCGCGGCCTCGAAGCCCTCGGCAAAGGCGGCGTCGAACCGGACGACGTCCGGGCGATCGCCGAGACCGCGCTGGCGGTGCTGCCGAAGCCGCCGGCCGCAACTTCTTGA